One genomic segment of Merismopedia glauca CCAP 1448/3 includes these proteins:
- a CDS encoding type I polyketide synthase encodes MSNELGGMKMVVPNHQSPIPNPQSPDTKGIAIIGMSCRFPGASNVEEFWQNLCQGVESIDFFSDDELLAAGVDPAAISHPNYVKASATLPDIDLFAAEFFGFTPKEAALMDPQHRIFLECAWAALEDAGCDPTRESLRIGTYAGTGWNSYLLSNLSTHQDLFAASSSGYQTLLGNEKDFLTTRVSYLLDLKGASVSVQTACSTSLVAVTMACQSLLSYQCDVALAGGISISVPQQAGYFYEEGGILSPDGHCRSFDAQAQGTVPGSGAGIVVLKRLEDALADGDRIDAVIKGTAINNDGALKVGYTAPSVEGQAEVIAEALAFAEIEPQTISYVETHGTGTALGDPIEIAALSLVFSESTAKKQFCTIGSVKTNVGHLDAAAGVAGLIKAVLSLKHRAIPPSLHFSHPNPQIDFANSPFYVNDKLAHWKKDKYPRRAAVSSFGIGGTNAHLVLEEAPVRKKSGCQGLGCRNGEMGCCKSTRSHVLVLSAKTEFALDAATANLANYLQKHPDLDLGDVAYTLQVGRRGFDYRRMWVCDRLEDTIAALESPKETSVARLQPIVFVFPGQGTQYVNMGQEIYFSEPLFREIVDICADLLQPHLGLDLRQILYPNPENLENAREKLLQTALGQPVLFVIEYALARLWISWGVRPQAAIGHSIGEYVAACLAGVFSLEEALKLVAIRGKLMQAQPAGVMLSVALSEADLKPYLTSEISLAAANAPQLSVVSGTKEAISGLESQLTSRGVACRLLHTSHAFHSPMMDGAIAEFIAEVRKVNLKAPEIPIISNLTGDWMTATEATDPSYWGRQLRQTVRFSDGIGKIASEGGKIWLEVGAGTTLSTFIKQKLSETPSPILSSLPHPRESRSPRQFLWETLGKLWLTGLEIDWKAVSSQEKHYRVALPTYPFERQRYWIDPIVGAQSLAPVQIDKSVKKRDINDWFYVPVWKQAINPSLNRSSISERFCWLIFADRCQIGEEMGRRLEELDRETIAVRSGSEYRQLSDREYIIDPRRAEDYERLLQQLQISGKVPDAIAHLWSVTAGNQLDLESLQDLGFYSLLLLMQALGKVNFSSPLQIGAVTNALHDITGGEDLAPEKATVLGACRVINREYPQINCKSIDIVLPSSPSGLEQLISQLIGEIETYSTDVTVAFRDRHRWLQSFEPIQLVKRDSNLRDAGVYLITGGLGGIGLTIAEYLAKTVRAKLVLISRSLDQEKASQIDKLKALGAEVLVIAADVTNLTQMQQAIAQTLSKFGTIHGVIHAAGVPGGGMIQLKTPEIASQVLAPKVKGTLVLTEVLQAINLDFCLLCSSSTAILGEFGQSDYAAANAFLDAFSHAYADKFNGNLITINWDAWQEVGMAANSQLANNSETAISNVEGLEIFERVINCQIPQIVVSTQDLELAIAQSPEILKLAPNAKQKLVRETYLAPSNEIEKQVADIWQELLGVEAIGVQDNFLEVGGHSLLAVQTISRIREAFSVDISLHTFLTEGQTVEKLALLIQQQQSDLDANPEIEELLAEIVALSNQKI; translated from the coding sequence ATGAGTAATGAGTTAGGGGGAATGAAGATGGTTGTTCCTAATCACCAATCCCCAATCCCCAATCCCCAATCACCAGATACTAAAGGAATAGCCATTATTGGGATGTCTTGCCGATTTCCTGGGGCTAGTAATGTAGAGGAATTCTGGCAAAATCTGTGTCAGGGAGTCGAATCAATTGATTTTTTCAGCGATGACGAGTTATTAGCTGCGGGAGTAGATCCGGCGGCAATTTCACACCCCAATTACGTGAAAGCCTCGGCTACTTTACCGGATATTGACTTATTTGCGGCTGAATTTTTCGGTTTTACTCCCAAAGAAGCGGCGCTGATGGACCCGCAACACCGAATCTTTTTAGAATGCGCTTGGGCGGCTTTAGAAGATGCTGGCTGCGATCCGACGAGAGAATCTTTGAGAATCGGGACTTATGCCGGTACGGGTTGGAATAGCTATCTATTATCGAACCTATCGACTCATCAAGACCTATTTGCTGCTTCTAGTTCGGGATATCAAACCTTATTGGGCAATGAGAAAGATTTCCTGACAACGCGGGTATCTTACCTGTTGGATTTAAAAGGCGCAAGCGTTAGTGTACAAACGGCGTGTTCCACGTCTTTAGTCGCCGTGACGATGGCTTGCCAAAGTTTGCTGAGTTATCAATGCGATGTGGCTTTGGCTGGAGGGATTAGCATCAGCGTTCCCCAACAAGCGGGCTATTTTTACGAAGAAGGGGGAATTTTATCTCCTGACGGTCATTGTAGATCTTTTGATGCCCAGGCTCAAGGCACCGTTCCTGGTAGCGGTGCGGGAATCGTGGTTTTGAAGCGATTGGAGGATGCTTTAGCCGATGGCGATCGCATTGATGCAGTTATTAAGGGGACGGCGATTAATAACGATGGGGCGCTAAAAGTGGGCTATACGGCTCCTAGCGTGGAAGGACAGGCGGAAGTTATTGCCGAAGCTTTAGCTTTTGCCGAAATAGAACCACAAACTATCTCTTACGTGGAAACTCACGGGACGGGGACGGCATTAGGAGATCCGATTGAAATTGCGGCATTGAGTCTGGTATTTTCGGAATCTACGGCGAAAAAGCAGTTCTGCACGATAGGCTCGGTGAAAACTAACGTGGGACATTTAGATGCTGCGGCTGGAGTCGCCGGACTAATTAAAGCTGTTTTATCTCTCAAGCATCGGGCAATTCCTCCCAGCTTGCATTTTTCTCATCCCAATCCGCAAATAGATTTCGCTAACAGTCCTTTTTATGTCAACGATAAACTTGCTCATTGGAAAAAAGATAAATATCCTCGCAGAGCAGCAGTTAGCTCTTTTGGAATCGGCGGGACGAATGCTCATCTTGTTTTAGAGGAAGCTCCAGTTAGAAAGAAATCGGGGTGCCAGGGTTTGGGGTGTAGAAATGGCGAAATGGGTTGCTGTAAAAGTACCAGAAGCCATGTGCTGGTTCTTTCTGCCAAAACTGAGTTTGCTTTGGATGCAGCTACTGCAAATTTAGCTAATTATCTGCAAAAACATCCAGATCTGGATTTAGGAGACGTGGCGTATACGTTGCAAGTTGGGAGACGGGGTTTTGACTATCGGCGGATGTGGGTATGCGATCGCCTGGAAGATACCATAGCTGCTTTGGAATCGCCAAAAGAAACCTCAGTAGCAAGATTACAACCGATTGTATTTGTTTTCCCAGGTCAGGGAACTCAATACGTCAATATGGGGCAGGAAATATACTTTAGCGAGCCTCTATTTCGGGAAATTGTCGATATCTGTGCCGATTTATTACAACCACATTTAGGCTTAGATTTGCGGCAAATTCTCTACCCCAACCCCGAAAATCTAGAAAATGCTAGAGAAAAACTATTACAAACCGCTCTAGGACAACCTGTTTTATTCGTAATTGAATATGCTTTAGCTAGACTGTGGATTTCTTGGGGAGTGCGCCCACAAGCCGCGATCGGACACAGTATTGGAGAATACGTGGCTGCGTGTTTGGCTGGAGTCTTTTCCTTAGAAGAGGCACTAAAATTAGTTGCTATTCGCGGCAAACTGATGCAAGCGCAACCTGCGGGTGTAATGCTATCGGTAGCTCTGTCTGAAGCGGATTTAAAACCTTATTTAACTTCAGAAATCTCCTTAGCCGCCGCCAACGCACCCCAGTTATCGGTAGTATCGGGCACAAAAGAAGCAATTAGTGGGCTAGAAAGCCAGTTAACTAGTCGGGGTGTGGCTTGTCGCCTATTACATACCTCGCACGCTTTTCACTCGCCTATGATGGATGGGGCGATCGCTGAATTTATCGCTGAGGTGCGGAAAGTTAACCTAAAAGCGCCAGAAATCCCCATAATTTCTAATTTAACTGGGGATTGGATGACTGCGACAGAAGCCACAGATCCCAGTTATTGGGGCAGACAATTGCGGCAAACAGTCAGGTTTAGCGATGGAATTGGTAAGATTGCCTCAGAAGGTGGAAAAATATGGCTTGAAGTTGGGGCGGGGACGACTTTAAGTACTTTTATCAAACAAAAGCTCTCTGAAACACCATCGCCGATTCTCTCTTCTTTACCTCATCCTCGCGAATCGCGATCGCCTCGCCAATTTTTGTGGGAAACTCTAGGAAAACTTTGGCTGACTGGTTTAGAGATAGATTGGAAGGCTGTTTCCAGTCAAGAGAAGCATTATCGGGTAGCTTTGCCCACATATCCTTTTGAACGCCAGCGTTATTGGATAGATCCCATCGTAGGGGCGCAAAGCCTTGCGCCCGTACAGATAGATAAATCGGTCAAAAAACGGGATATTAACGATTGGTTTTACGTTCCTGTCTGGAAACAAGCGATAAATCCTTCTCTGAATCGCTCATCTATTTCCGAACGGTTTTGCTGGCTGATTTTTGCTGATAGGTGCCAAATCGGGGAGGAAATGGGCAGAAGATTGGAGGAATTAGATCGAGAAACCATCGCTGTCAGATCGGGAAGCGAGTATCGCCAACTGAGCGATCGCGAGTATATCATCGATCCGCGTCGCGCTGAAGATTACGAAAGACTACTCCAACAACTGCAAATATCTGGGAAAGTGCCGGATGCGATCGCACATTTGTGGAGCGTTACGGCTGGTAATCAGCTAGATTTAGAATCGCTACAAGATTTAGGCTTTTATAGCTTGCTTTTACTCATGCAAGCTTTGGGAAAAGTTAATTTTAGCAGTCCTTTACAGATCGGTGCAGTTACCAATGCTTTGCACGATATTACAGGGGGAGAAGATTTAGCACCAGAAAAGGCAACTGTCTTGGGTGCTTGTCGGGTAATTAATCGAGAATATCCTCAAATTAATTGTAAAAGTATCGATATAGTTTTGCCATCGAGTCCTTCTGGGTTAGAGCAACTAATATCGCAACTGATTGGCGAAATAGAGACATATAGTACGGATGTGACTGTAGCTTTTCGCGATCGCCATCGCTGGTTGCAAAGCTTTGAACCGATTCAATTAGTTAAACGGGATTCTAACTTGCGAGATGCAGGAGTTTATCTAATTACGGGAGGTTTGGGCGGAATTGGTTTAACCATAGCTGAATATTTAGCTAAAACTGTTCGAGCTAAGTTAGTTTTAATTTCTCGTTCTCTAGATCAAGAAAAGGCTAGTCAGATAGATAAATTGAAAGCATTGGGTGCAGAAGTTCTCGTAATTGCCGCCGATGTGACTAATTTAACCCAAATGCAACAAGCGATCGCTCAAACCTTATCCAAATTTGGCACGATTCACGGTGTCATTCATGCTGCGGGGGTTCCTGGTGGGGGAATGATACAGTTAAAAACTCCAGAAATCGCCTCTCAAGTGTTAGCGCCAAAGGTGAAGGGAACGTTAGTTTTAACTGAAGTTTTGCAGGCAATTAATTTAGATTTCTGCCTTCTTTGTTCGTCTTCCACTGCGATTTTAGGGGAATTTGGACAATCGGATTATGCAGCCGCTAATGCTTTTTTAGATGCTTTCAGTCATGCTTATGCAGATAAATTTAACGGCAATTTAATTACTATTAATTGGGATGCATGGCAAGAAGTTGGTATGGCGGCTAATAGTCAATTGGCTAACAACTCAGAAACAGCTATTTCTAATGTAGAAGGATTAGAAATATTCGAGAGAGTTATTAATTGTCAAATCCCTCAAATTGTGGTTTCAACTCAAGATTTGGAACTGGCGATCGCCCAATCTCCAGAAATATTAAAACTCGCCCCTAATGCTAAACAAAAACTAGTTCGGGAAACCTATCTAGCTCCCAGTAATGAAATAGAAAAGCAGGTAGCCGATATCTGGCAAGAATTGTTAGGAGTTGAAGCGATCGGCGTGCAAGATAACTTCCTAGAAGTGGGCGGACATTCATTGCTAGCAGTCCAAACTATATCGAGAATTAGAGAGGCATTTTCAGTAGATATTTCTCTCCATACATTCTTAACTGAAGGTCAAACCGTAGAGAAATTGGCTTTATTAATCCAGCAGCAGCAATCCGATCTAGATGCCAATCCAGAGATAGAGGAACTTCTTGCTGAAATTGTAGCTTTATCTAACCAGAAAATTTAA